In the Taeniopygia guttata chromosome 12, bTaeGut7.mat, whole genome shotgun sequence genome, one interval contains:
- the DALRD3 gene encoding DALR anticodon-binding domain-containing protein 3 isoform X1 produces the protein MTPWPRWVRLSGLTPSGAMRGACLQPCGAALTHPPWRRRCPPHPPWWLRAVPQDGRPARPRARDQDGRRGAPRAARNMAASWARRDVTSGAAMGEEMAEGRPGVAATLRALNGALGRPAALWVKESGARNLRHRDFLAPRAALSAAFPGGQVPPEAVSAVLSLRGPAVLPLRGCRQTPAGLAVQVRRPEAFQRLLGPLPGPAPPAAGARAGCVVLHCPALRGPGAPRPRHLRSVLLADHLAQLLRAQGVHVRLVPALSEEGSWDVLRQLRISWPSGSAGSSLTDAISALKAVLGRCPCAAACEQGPGTAEGVICKVHLKSFVEQQGLLGYDPNLDVLLVTERTLRSLAELQEAVLQCPAKGQSSCCSIVHVVNCEEEFQQQQLDVLWRILDQGAHTALQKHLVCGPVKVTNPSSPIGADQYFQLRKHQMYEASVIKYGELAQDEAWTEVIDTLTVAAIRFEMLSTAHRSQITLDLENNSISTKGTKSGAFVMYNCARLATLFNTFQRAVERGTYPPLPPVSELNFSCLREEGEWLLLFNYLLPFPEVLQQAAQLPMSSKGIRITANTEAVCKFLIQLSMDFSSYYNRVHILGEPVPHLFDQMFARLQLLGAVRDVFHSALATLHLPPLSQI, from the exons ATGACACCATGGCCCCGCTGGGTGAGGCTGAGCGGACTGACACCCTCTGGGGCCATGCGGGGTGCCTGTTTGCAGCCCTGTGGCGCTGCCCTGACACACCCGCCATggcggcgccgctgcccgccaCACCCACCATGGTGGCTCCGCGCCGTCCCCCAAGATGGCCGCCCTGCCCGGCCGCGCGCCCGTGACCAAGATGGCCGCCGGGGAGCGCCGCGCGCCGCGCGCAACATGGCGGCCTCCTGGGCGAGGCGGGACGTCACCTCCGGTGCCGCGATGGGCGAGGAGATGGCCGAGGGCCGCCCGGGGGTGGCGGCGACGCTGCGGGCGCTGAACGGGGCCCTGGGGCGGCCCGCCGCGCTCTGGGTGAAGGAGAGCGGCGCCCGCAACCTGCGCCACCGGGATTTCCTGGCGCCGCGGGCCGCGCTGAGCGCCGCCTTTCCCGGCGGGCAG GTGCCCCCCGAGGCCGTGTCGGCGGTGCTGTCGCTGCGGGGCCCGGCGGTGCTGCCGCTGCGGGGGTGCCGGCAGACGCCGGCGGGGCTGGCGGTGCAGGTGCGGCGCCCCGAGGCCTTCCAGCGCCTGCTggggccgctgcccggcccggcccctcccGCGGCGGGGGCGCGGGCGGGCTGCGTGGTGCTGCACTGCCCGGCACTGCGCGGCCCCggcgccccgcggccccgccacCTGCGCTCCGTCCTGCTGGCCGACCACCTGGCCCAGCTGCTGCGCGCCCAGGG GGTCCACGTCCGCCTGGTCCCTGCGCTCAGCGAGGAGGGGAGCTGGGACGTCCTGCGGCAACTCCGCATCTCTTGGCCCTCCGGCTCCGCTGGCTCGTCCCTCACTGATGCTATCTCGGCCTTGAAGGCGGTGCTGGGCCGGTGCCCCTGTGCCGCAGCCTGTGAGCAGGGGCCGGGCACAGCCGAGGGTGTCATCTGTAAGGTGCACCTGAAGAGCTTCGTGGAGCAGCAGGGCTTGTTGGGCTACGACCCCAATCTAGATGTGCTTCTCG TGACAGAGAGGACACTGCGGTCcttggctgagctgcaggaagctgtTCTGCAGTGCCCA GCCAAAGGCCAGAGCAGTTGCTGCAGCATCGTGCACGTGGTGAACTGTGAGGAggaattccagcagcagcagctggatgtGCTCTGGAGGATTTTGGATCAAGGAGCCCACACAGCTTTGCAG AAACACCTTGTCTGTGGGCCAGTGAAGGTGACCAACCCCTCATCACCCATTGGGGCAGACCAGTACTTCCA GCTCCGGAAGCACCAGATGTATGAAGCCTCCGTGATAAAGTATGGGGAGCTTGCACAAG ACGAGGCCTGGACAGAGGTGATTGATACCCTGACAGTGGCTGCCATCAGGTTTGAGATGCTGAGCACTGCTCACCGGAGTCAG aTCACCCTGGACCTGGAGAACAACAGCATCTCCACAAAGGGAACAAAGAGCGGTGCCTTTGTGATGTACAACTGTGCACGACTGGCCACGCTCTTCAACACCTTCCAGCGGGCTGTGGAGCGGG GCACATATCCACCTCTGCCACCAGTGTCTGAACTGAACTTCTCCTGCCTCCGAGAAGAG GGTGAATGGCTCCTGCTCTTCAACTatctcctgcccttccctgaagtcctgcagcaggcagcacagctgcccaTGTCCTCCAAGGGGATCCGGATCACTGCCAACACAGAGGCA GTGTGCAAGTTCCTGATCCAGCTCAGCATGGATTTCAGCTCCTACTACAACCGGGTGCACATCCTGGGG GAGCCGGTCCCTCATCTCTTTGACCAGATGTTTGCTcgcctccagctgctgggagcagtgaGGGATGTGTTCCACAGCGCACTGGCAACCCTACACCTCCCTCCCCTCAGCCAGATCTAA
- the DALRD3 gene encoding DALR anticodon-binding domain-containing protein 3 isoform X3 — protein MAASWARRDVTSGAAMGEEMAEGRPGVAATLRALNGALGRPAALWVKESGARNLRHRDFLAPRAALSAAFPGGQVPPEAVSAVLSLRGPAVLPLRGCRQTPAGLAVQVRRPEAFQRLLGPLPGPAPPAAGARAGCVVLHCPALRGPGAPRPRHLRSVLLADHLAQLLRAQGVHVRLVPALSEEGSWDVLRQLRISWPSGSAGSSLTDAISALKAVLGRCPCAAACEQGPGTAEGVICKVHLKSFVEQQGLLGYDPNLDVLLVTERTLRSLAELQEAVLQCPAKGQSSCCSIVHVVNCEEEFQQQQLDVLWRILDQGAHTALQKHLVCGPVKVTNPSSPIGADQYFQLRKHQMYEASVIKYGELAQDEAWTEVIDTLTVAAIRFEMLSTAHRSQITLDLENNSISTKGTKSGAFVMYNCARLATLFNTFQRAVERGTYPPLPPVSELNFSCLREEGEWLLLFNYLLPFPEVLQQAAQLPMSSKGIRITANTEAVCKFLIQLSMDFSSYYNRVHILGEPVPHLFDQMFARLQLLGAVRDVFHSALATLHLPPLSQI, from the exons ATGGCGGCCTCCTGGGCGAGGCGGGACGTCACCTCCGGTGCCGCGATGGGCGAGGAGATGGCCGAGGGCCGCCCGGGGGTGGCGGCGACGCTGCGGGCGCTGAACGGGGCCCTGGGGCGGCCCGCCGCGCTCTGGGTGAAGGAGAGCGGCGCCCGCAACCTGCGCCACCGGGATTTCCTGGCGCCGCGGGCCGCGCTGAGCGCCGCCTTTCCCGGCGGGCAG GTGCCCCCCGAGGCCGTGTCGGCGGTGCTGTCGCTGCGGGGCCCGGCGGTGCTGCCGCTGCGGGGGTGCCGGCAGACGCCGGCGGGGCTGGCGGTGCAGGTGCGGCGCCCCGAGGCCTTCCAGCGCCTGCTggggccgctgcccggcccggcccctcccGCGGCGGGGGCGCGGGCGGGCTGCGTGGTGCTGCACTGCCCGGCACTGCGCGGCCCCggcgccccgcggccccgccacCTGCGCTCCGTCCTGCTGGCCGACCACCTGGCCCAGCTGCTGCGCGCCCAGGG GGTCCACGTCCGCCTGGTCCCTGCGCTCAGCGAGGAGGGGAGCTGGGACGTCCTGCGGCAACTCCGCATCTCTTGGCCCTCCGGCTCCGCTGGCTCGTCCCTCACTGATGCTATCTCGGCCTTGAAGGCGGTGCTGGGCCGGTGCCCCTGTGCCGCAGCCTGTGAGCAGGGGCCGGGCACAGCCGAGGGTGTCATCTGTAAGGTGCACCTGAAGAGCTTCGTGGAGCAGCAGGGCTTGTTGGGCTACGACCCCAATCTAGATGTGCTTCTCG TGACAGAGAGGACACTGCGGTCcttggctgagctgcaggaagctgtTCTGCAGTGCCCA GCCAAAGGCCAGAGCAGTTGCTGCAGCATCGTGCACGTGGTGAACTGTGAGGAggaattccagcagcagcagctggatgtGCTCTGGAGGATTTTGGATCAAGGAGCCCACACAGCTTTGCAG AAACACCTTGTCTGTGGGCCAGTGAAGGTGACCAACCCCTCATCACCCATTGGGGCAGACCAGTACTTCCA GCTCCGGAAGCACCAGATGTATGAAGCCTCCGTGATAAAGTATGGGGAGCTTGCACAAG ACGAGGCCTGGACAGAGGTGATTGATACCCTGACAGTGGCTGCCATCAGGTTTGAGATGCTGAGCACTGCTCACCGGAGTCAG aTCACCCTGGACCTGGAGAACAACAGCATCTCCACAAAGGGAACAAAGAGCGGTGCCTTTGTGATGTACAACTGTGCACGACTGGCCACGCTCTTCAACACCTTCCAGCGGGCTGTGGAGCGGG GCACATATCCACCTCTGCCACCAGTGTCTGAACTGAACTTCTCCTGCCTCCGAGAAGAG GGTGAATGGCTCCTGCTCTTCAACTatctcctgcccttccctgaagtcctgcagcaggcagcacagctgcccaTGTCCTCCAAGGGGATCCGGATCACTGCCAACACAGAGGCA GTGTGCAAGTTCCTGATCCAGCTCAGCATGGATTTCAGCTCCTACTACAACCGGGTGCACATCCTGGGG GAGCCGGTCCCTCATCTCTTTGACCAGATGTTTGCTcgcctccagctgctgggagcagtgaGGGATGTGTTCCACAGCGCACTGGCAACCCTACACCTCCCTCCCCTCAGCCAGATCTAA
- the DALRD3 gene encoding DALR anticodon-binding domain-containing protein 3 isoform X2 — translation MTPWPRWVRLSGLTPSGAMRGACLQPCGAALTHPPWRRRCPPHPPWWLRAVPQDGRPARPRARDQDGRRGAPRAARNMAASWARRDVTSGAAMGEEMAEGRPGVAATLRALNGALGRPAALWVKESGARNLRHRDFLAPRAALSAAFPGGQVPPEAVSAVLSLRGPAVLPLRGCRQTPAGLAVQVRRPEAFQRLLGPLPGPAPPAAGARAGCVVLHCPALRGPGAPRPRHLRSVLLADHLAQLLRAQGVHVRLVPALSEEGSWDVLRQLRISWPSGSAGSSLTDAISALKAVLGRCPCAAACEQGPGTAEGVICKVHLKSFVEQQGLLGYDPNLDVLLVTERTLRSLAELQEAVLQCPAKGQSSCCSIVHVVNCEEEFQQQQLDVLWRILDQGAHTALQKHLVCGPVKVTNPSSPIGADQYFQLRKHQMYEASVIKYGELAQGSSQVLPLLWEGIRTSRALAQSNS, via the exons ATGACACCATGGCCCCGCTGGGTGAGGCTGAGCGGACTGACACCCTCTGGGGCCATGCGGGGTGCCTGTTTGCAGCCCTGTGGCGCTGCCCTGACACACCCGCCATggcggcgccgctgcccgccaCACCCACCATGGTGGCTCCGCGCCGTCCCCCAAGATGGCCGCCCTGCCCGGCCGCGCGCCCGTGACCAAGATGGCCGCCGGGGAGCGCCGCGCGCCGCGCGCAACATGGCGGCCTCCTGGGCGAGGCGGGACGTCACCTCCGGTGCCGCGATGGGCGAGGAGATGGCCGAGGGCCGCCCGGGGGTGGCGGCGACGCTGCGGGCGCTGAACGGGGCCCTGGGGCGGCCCGCCGCGCTCTGGGTGAAGGAGAGCGGCGCCCGCAACCTGCGCCACCGGGATTTCCTGGCGCCGCGGGCCGCGCTGAGCGCCGCCTTTCCCGGCGGGCAG GTGCCCCCCGAGGCCGTGTCGGCGGTGCTGTCGCTGCGGGGCCCGGCGGTGCTGCCGCTGCGGGGGTGCCGGCAGACGCCGGCGGGGCTGGCGGTGCAGGTGCGGCGCCCCGAGGCCTTCCAGCGCCTGCTggggccgctgcccggcccggcccctcccGCGGCGGGGGCGCGGGCGGGCTGCGTGGTGCTGCACTGCCCGGCACTGCGCGGCCCCggcgccccgcggccccgccacCTGCGCTCCGTCCTGCTGGCCGACCACCTGGCCCAGCTGCTGCGCGCCCAGGG GGTCCACGTCCGCCTGGTCCCTGCGCTCAGCGAGGAGGGGAGCTGGGACGTCCTGCGGCAACTCCGCATCTCTTGGCCCTCCGGCTCCGCTGGCTCGTCCCTCACTGATGCTATCTCGGCCTTGAAGGCGGTGCTGGGCCGGTGCCCCTGTGCCGCAGCCTGTGAGCAGGGGCCGGGCACAGCCGAGGGTGTCATCTGTAAGGTGCACCTGAAGAGCTTCGTGGAGCAGCAGGGCTTGTTGGGCTACGACCCCAATCTAGATGTGCTTCTCG TGACAGAGAGGACACTGCGGTCcttggctgagctgcaggaagctgtTCTGCAGTGCCCA GCCAAAGGCCAGAGCAGTTGCTGCAGCATCGTGCACGTGGTGAACTGTGAGGAggaattccagcagcagcagctggatgtGCTCTGGAGGATTTTGGATCAAGGAGCCCACACAGCTTTGCAG AAACACCTTGTCTGTGGGCCAGTGAAGGTGACCAACCCCTCATCACCCATTGGGGCAGACCAGTACTTCCA GCTCCGGAAGCACCAGATGTATGAAGCCTCCGTGATAAAGTATGGGGAGCTTGCACAAG GATCAAGCCAGGTGTTGCCCTTGCTTTGGGAAGGCATCAGAACATCCAGGGCACTGGCACAGAGCAACTCCTGA
- the NDUFAF3 gene encoding NADH dehydrogenase [ubiquinone] 1 alpha subcomplex assembly factor 3 has protein sequence MAALRRLVPAVGRAAARAPCRGHRLTPADDELYQRTRVMVLEPESPNIMFIEGYSTRGFTISGDLVVGPCAVLPRSILQWNVGSHRDISHESLSLFRLLEPQIEILVLGTGDRVERLHPAMLKQMRECGIAVEVQDTANACATFNFLMNERRVVAAGLIPPRGTYGV, from the exons ATGGCGGCGCTGCGGCGGCTGGTGCCGGCGGTCGGGCGGGCGGCGGCCAG AGCGCCGTGCCGGGGTCACCGACTCACTCCGGCGGATGATGAGCTATACCAGCGGACGCgggtgatggtgctggagccgGAGTCCCCCAACATCATGTTCATCGAGGGCTACAGCACCCGCGGCTTCACCATCAGCGGAGACTTGGTGGTGGGGCCCTGCGCCGTCCTGCCCCGCAGCATCCTCCAGTGGAAC GTTGGCTCCCACCGGGACATCTCGCACGAGAGTCTGTCGCTGTTCCGGCTGCTGGAGCCCCAGATCG AGATCCtggtgctgggcacaggggacagggtgGAGCGGCTCCATCCCGCCATGCTGAAGCAGATGCGGGAGTGCGGGATTGCTGTGGAGGTGCAGGACACG GCGAATGCGTGTGCAACCTTCAACTTCCTAATGAATGAAAGGCGTGTGGTGGCTGCTGGGCTCATCCCCCCGCGGGGCACCTACGGGGTGTAG